One window of Sebaldella sp. S0638 genomic DNA carries:
- a CDS encoding MATE family efflux transporter codes for MKRKQNDLETESIGKLLRKYTIPALIGNIVIVIYNFVDRWFIGQFIGEEALAASGITFYLLMVFIAFSMLIGIGAGTIISIRLGQKNVEDSEKILGNSVTLFFIVSIILTIILWFNLDFILLKSGANNETLPYARAYMRILIPISLANFYSYGLSNVMRAANAPKTAMFAMIIGGVVNLVLDYIFVVIFHMGIEGTAYATLIGNILSAVYVMYFFLRGKPLFRLNMFGRSIDETCILRLRRKNLPLSYKISYDILKIGMSSFLLQSVNAAVGVIINNVISATGGTTGVAIMTIINTYLTLIVMSVYSIAQGAQPIIGYNYGAKRFDRVKKSLNMSVIWGLIMSTVFFVIIMLIPRELILLFNKDSNSNVIHDGVKAIRIYFMLIIPASVGTIVPNYFQSIGNAREAIILNIMRQVFIFMIIMFIFTRFWGLDGVWYSQPVTDVIFTFIIGVLLVLENKKLGKEIEMYK; via the coding sequence ATGAAGAGAAAGCAAAATGATCTGGAAACAGAATCAATAGGAAAACTTTTGAGGAAATACACTATTCCTGCTTTAATTGGGAATATAGTAATAGTGATATACAATTTTGTTGATAGATGGTTTATAGGACAGTTTATAGGTGAGGAAGCTCTGGCTGCATCAGGTATAACTTTCTATCTGCTTATGGTTTTTATAGCTTTTAGTATGCTTATAGGAATCGGGGCAGGTACAATAATATCAATACGTCTCGGGCAGAAAAACGTGGAAGATTCTGAAAAGATACTGGGGAATTCTGTTACCTTATTTTTTATAGTGAGTATCATTCTTACAATAATTTTATGGTTTAATCTTGATTTTATACTTTTGAAATCAGGGGCAAACAATGAAACTCTTCCTTATGCAAGAGCATATATGAGAATCTTGATACCAATTTCACTGGCTAATTTTTATTCTTACGGGCTGAGCAATGTCATGAGGGCTGCCAATGCACCTAAAACTGCGATGTTCGCAATGATAATAGGTGGAGTGGTTAATCTTGTTCTTGATTATATATTTGTAGTTATTTTTCATATGGGAATAGAAGGAACTGCTTATGCAACACTTATTGGAAATATATTATCAGCAGTATATGTAATGTATTTTTTCCTCAGAGGGAAGCCGTTATTCAGGCTGAATATGTTCGGCCGTTCTATAGATGAAACATGTATCCTTAGATTAAGAAGAAAAAATCTTCCTCTTTCATATAAAATATCATATGATATTTTAAAAATAGGTATGTCGTCATTCTTACTGCAATCAGTTAATGCGGCTGTGGGAGTAATTATAAATAATGTAATAAGTGCTACCGGAGGAACTACAGGGGTGGCAATAATGACTATTATTAATACATATCTGACTCTTATAGTAATGTCGGTATATTCCATTGCTCAGGGAGCCCAGCCTATTATAGGATATAATTACGGTGCAAAGAGATTTGACAGGGTTAAAAAATCACTTAACATGTCTGTGATTTGGGGTCTGATAATGTCAACGGTATTTTTCGTGATAATAATGTTAATTCCTAGAGAACTGATATTATTATTTAATAAGGACAGTAATTCCAATGTTATACATGACGGAGTAAAAGCAATCAGAATTTATTTTATGTTGATTATTCCGGCTTCTGTGGGTACTATTGTACCAAATTATTTTCAGTCAATAGGTAATGCAAGAGAAGCAATAATCCTGAATATAATGAGACAGGTATTTATCTTTATGATAATTATGTTTATTTTCACTAGATTCTGGGGACTGGACGGAGTGTGGTATTCACAGCCGGTTACTGATGTTATATTTACGTTTATTATAGGAGTGCTGTTAGTGTTGGAGAACAAAAAACTAGGGAAAGAAATAGAAATGTATAAATAA
- a CDS encoding OmpG family monomeric porin → MKKKLLLVAVFALLSLNLSAKETDKTEAVTEARNKVTSPWDGWHGTFGILQETENVEGSADKDGLYEPSVYFDLRKGKWSFGMTNYNENHDFEYKDWTRGNYLNRLELRGHYQFTDNDQYAIGLGAAVRNYQWAHKDGTSPTTTNNRWLNIQPDWRYNFTPNLSYEGWLGFYSMFNDAQENGYSDKELETESGLKYKFNDFISLRLNYYLDRGWNLGGPTANSFNNQQIRGYLPMNFAFFGDKTTTVTPYFRQGFINKSWNADANQANNEIDTRLGLRIDQKLPAGFAVSLEYAYEMRNQQDSAPGQKSFNKYITQV, encoded by the coding sequence ATGAAAAAAAAATTACTCTTAGTAGCTGTTTTTGCACTTTTAAGTCTTAATTTAAGTGCGAAAGAAACTGATAAGACAGAAGCAGTAACTGAGGCACGTAATAAGGTGACAAGCCCTTGGGATGGCTGGCACGGAACATTCGGTATTTTACAGGAAACAGAAAATGTAGAGGGGTCAGCTGATAAAGACGGCTTATATGAACCAAGTGTTTACTTTGACCTTAGAAAGGGAAAATGGTCCTTCGGAATGACGAATTATAATGAAAATCATGATTTCGAATATAAGGACTGGACACGTGGAAACTATCTTAACAGATTAGAGTTAAGAGGTCATTATCAGTTTACTGACAACGATCAATATGCAATCGGATTGGGAGCTGCTGTGAGAAATTATCAATGGGCTCACAAAGACGGAACTAGTCCTACGACTACTAATAACAGATGGCTGAATATCCAACCAGACTGGAGATACAATTTTACGCCTAATTTAAGCTATGAAGGATGGCTGGGTTTTTACTCAATGTTTAATGATGCGCAGGAAAATGGATATTCTGACAAAGAATTGGAAACAGAGTCAGGACTTAAATACAAGTTTAATGATTTCATATCTCTAAGATTGAATTACTATTTAGACAGAGGATGGAATCTGGGCGGACCTACTGCAAACTCATTTAATAACCAACAGATCAGAGGATATTTGCCAATGAATTTTGCTTTCTTTGGTGATAAGACAACTACAGTAACACCATATTTCAGACAGGGATTTATCAATAAGTCGTGGAATGCAGATGCAAATCAGGCAAATAATGAAATAGATACAAGACTGGGACTTAGAATAGACCAGAAACTTCCTGCAGGCTTTGCAGTATCACTGGAATATGCTTATGAAATGAGAAATCAGCAGGACAGTGCACCAGGACAAAAATCATTTAATAAATACATTACACAGGTGTAG
- the yedF gene encoding sulfurtransferase-like selenium metabolism protein YedF, with protein sequence MKLNSDEVLIIASNKMGHGDDRLGEILIKSFIHVLTENETIPKTIVFYNSGVLLTSADSACLDDLKLMEKNGAEILLCGTCVDYYNIGDKVLAGKISNMRTIVEKMEEAKKIIKP encoded by the coding sequence GTGAAATTGAACTCAGACGAAGTTTTGATAATAGCTTCAAACAAAATGGGACATGGTGATGACAGACTCGGAGAAATTCTGATAAAAAGTTTTATTCATGTACTTACTGAAAATGAAACAATACCGAAGACTATAGTGTTTTACAATTCCGGTGTTCTGCTTACATCGGCTGATTCAGCTTGTCTGGATGATTTGAAGCTGATGGAGAAAAACGGGGCAGAGATTTTATTATGCGGAACATGTGTAGATTACTATAATATAGGTGATAAAGTTTTGGCAGGAAAAATAAGTAATATGAGAACAATTGTAGAAAAAATGGAAGAAGCAAAAAAAATAATAAAACCGTAA
- a CDS encoding DUF4259 domain-containing protein: MGAWGVRALDSDEGLDVLDEFTDYSIENDKIKIGDLIEYFIEAELLPENPDEKDFLYDQTVMVLAELLEEYNEKGKIILEYEDDDEEEVEAEIADVSFDESDINYLTEQITDILEPKGEIHETYELWEDSESFQEWKEHVLSLLETLKSIKENL, from the coding sequence ATGGGAGCATGGGGAGTAAGAGCATTGGACAGTGATGAAGGTCTGGATGTTTTGGATGAATTTACTGATTACAGCATAGAAAATGACAAAATAAAAATAGGGGATCTGATTGAGTATTTTATAGAAGCAGAACTCCTTCCGGAAAATCCTGATGAAAAAGATTTTCTTTATGACCAGACAGTAATGGTTTTGGCAGAACTTCTGGAAGAGTATAATGAAAAAGGAAAAATAATACTTGAGTATGAGGATGATGATGAGGAAGAAGTGGAAGCAGAAATAGCTGATGTATCATTTGATGAGAGTGATATAAATTATCTGACAGAACAGATTACAGATATATTAGAGCCAAAAGGGGAAATACATGAAACATACGAGCTTTGGGAAGATAGTGAGAGTTTTCAGGAATGGAAAGAGCATGTTTTATCTTTGTTGGAAACCTTAAAGAGTATAAAAGAAAATTTATAA
- a CDS encoding glutamine synthetase III yields MENKMKLFGENAFTDKNLKKRVPKDVFKEFKLSQTGEVELSLESAEVIANALKDWAIKRGATHYSHWFQPLTELTAEKHDSFLDPSSDEEIIYRFSGKNLIKGEPDASSFPNGGLRSTFEARGYTVWDTSSPPFIKENKNGATLYIPTAFISYNGEALDKKVPLLRSMSAVNKHALRILRALGNTTAKNVVCTLGVEQEYFLIKREFFEKREDLLLTGRTLFGASAPKGQELSDHYFGKIKEKVINFMCDLDADLWKVGISSKTRHNEVAPNQFEIASLFSLANQASDQNQVIMETIEKVALRHDLVALLHEKPFAGVNGSGKHNNWSLATDDGENLLEPGDNPERNLQFLLFLSAVIEAVDRYYPLLRVTTASATNDHRLGGHEAPPAIISIFLGDPLTSALEFVALNKDSLREAIQNLEMGIESLPKLPLDSGDRNRTSPFAFTGNKFEFRMPGSSSTPATTAASINIIVSKILSEYADKLESSDDIEKTVISTITDAYKKHNRIIFNGDGYSEEWHKEAEKRGLSNILSASDSLATFLDEDITKICEEMKILSRTELEARYNAYAERYVTQLSIESKTLIEIANKDIIPAAIKYATLLADNIDKTSKIYTGMTTVQESLLKTVLENITVIKTGITCLENKLTDLHKIDSVSEQLTFAHDGFLKGLNDLREPCDSLEKIIDRDIWPMPTYKDLLFFL; encoded by the coding sequence ATGGAAAACAAAATGAAGCTCTTCGGGGAAAATGCTTTTACTGACAAAAACCTGAAAAAAAGAGTTCCAAAAGATGTTTTTAAAGAATTTAAGCTTTCGCAGACCGGTGAAGTAGAACTTTCCCTTGAATCTGCCGAAGTTATTGCCAATGCTCTGAAAGACTGGGCGATAAAAAGAGGAGCAACACATTACAGCCACTGGTTTCAGCCTCTTACAGAGCTTACTGCGGAAAAACACGACTCTTTCCTTGATCCGTCAAGTGATGAAGAGATCATCTACAGATTTTCAGGAAAAAACCTCATAAAAGGCGAACCTGACGCATCTTCATTTCCTAACGGAGGACTGAGAAGTACCTTTGAAGCCAGAGGATATACAGTATGGGATACCAGTTCACCGCCTTTCATCAAAGAAAATAAAAACGGTGCCACTTTATATATACCCACTGCATTTATATCATATAACGGCGAGGCTCTTGATAAAAAAGTTCCGTTACTCAGATCCATGTCAGCTGTTAATAAACATGCATTAAGAATCTTAAGAGCACTTGGGAACACCACTGCCAAAAACGTTGTATGTACATTAGGTGTTGAGCAGGAATACTTTTTAATTAAAAGAGAGTTTTTTGAAAAAAGAGAAGATCTCCTCCTTACAGGAAGAACGCTTTTTGGTGCTTCTGCCCCGAAAGGACAGGAACTGAGCGATCATTACTTCGGTAAAATCAAAGAAAAAGTAATAAACTTTATGTGCGACCTTGATGCAGACCTTTGGAAAGTCGGTATTTCTTCAAAGACAAGACATAATGAAGTAGCGCCTAACCAGTTTGAGATAGCCTCTTTATTCAGTCTGGCCAATCAGGCTTCTGACCAGAATCAGGTTATTATGGAAACTATTGAAAAAGTCGCTTTAAGACATGATTTAGTTGCTCTCCTCCATGAAAAGCCGTTTGCCGGTGTAAATGGCTCAGGAAAGCATAATAACTGGTCACTTGCCACAGATGACGGCGAAAACCTTCTTGAACCGGGAGATAATCCCGAAAGAAATCTTCAGTTTTTATTATTTTTATCAGCTGTTATAGAAGCTGTTGACAGATATTATCCTCTGCTGAGAGTTACTACAGCAAGTGCTACCAATGATCACAGACTTGGAGGACATGAAGCACCGCCGGCTATTATTTCGATATTCCTTGGTGACCCGCTTACAAGTGCATTGGAATTCGTAGCATTGAATAAAGACAGCCTTCGTGAAGCCATACAAAATCTGGAAATGGGAATAGAAAGCCTTCCGAAGCTTCCGCTTGATTCGGGTGACAGAAACAGAACATCACCGTTTGCATTCACAGGAAATAAATTTGAATTCAGAATGCCCGGTTCCAGTTCTACACCTGCTACCACAGCTGCTTCGATAAATATAATAGTATCAAAAATACTGTCTGAATATGCAGATAAGCTGGAAAGCTCAGACGATATAGAAAAAACTGTTATCTCTACTATCACAGATGCTTATAAGAAACATAACAGAATTATATTCAACGGAGACGGCTACAGTGAGGAATGGCACAAAGAAGCTGAAAAAAGAGGACTGAGCAATATTCTCTCTGCAAGTGATTCACTTGCCACTTTCCTTGACGAAGATATTACTAAAATATGCGAAGAAATGAAAATACTAAGCAGAACAGAACTTGAGGCACGTTATAATGCATATGCCGAAAGATATGTCACACAGTTATCAATAGAATCAAAAACTCTTATAGAAATTGCAAATAAGGATATCATACCTGCAGCCATAAAGTATGCTACCCTTCTTGCTGATAACATAGACAAAACATCTAAAATTTACACAGGAATGACTACAGTACAGGAAAGTCTTCTAAAGACAGTGCTTGAAAATATTACTGTTATAAAAACAGGAATAACATGTCTTGAAAATAAGCTTACAGACCTTCATAAAATTGATTCTGTTTCTGAACAGCTTACATTTGCCCATGACGGATTCCTAAAAGGACTGAATGATCTGAGAGAGCCGTGTGATTCACTGGAAAAAATAATAGACAGAGATATCTGGCCAATGCCTACTTATAAAGATCTTTTATTTTTTCTGTAA